The Syntrophorhabdaceae bacterium genome segment GAGCCCTCCCGACAGGGTCGCCTGACTCGCACTTCCATTCAATATGTTCCATTTGGAGGTGTCAAGGCTCGTACCACTGAAACCGTCGTAAAAATCGAATACGAGCGACGGATCTCCATACATGGAACCACTCACTGCAGGCTGAGTAGCAATACCCATCTGGAAAGTGTCTCCCGTATAGGACAACACGTAAGTATCGCCGACCCGCGTGAGGGCCCCCCGGAAGCTATTGACGGCATCCCATCCGGAGGAAGCCACGGGCAGGAGCAATCCATGCTTTGAGAAGGTTTCACCATCCGTCGTTGTGGCATAGGCAGTTTGCCATGGTGAATCTTTGGTTGAGCTCGCGGCGTAGCCTATGTAATAAGTTCCCTGATACTCGTAAACCCAGGGATCTGCGATAGTTCCTGCGTCATATGATCCCGGGCTTCCGAAGGAGAGAACCGGATTACCCACATATTTTGTATATGGGCCGAGGATATTGTCAGCGTACGCATAACCGACCTGTTCGGTGGGAGGACCACTGCAAATACCTCCGTCATACTGTCCTCCGGTCGAGTCGGCCATATACATCATCCTCCATTTCCCATCAGCCGCTCGAGACACATAAGGCTCATCGACCCTGCAATTCTCCCATGAGCCGGGGGTAGGTTGCAGCACCGCAATGGGCGCACTGTAGGGACCGGTAACTGCCGTAGCGGTGATGACTGATATATTGATTGGCGGAGGCTGAGTAAAATCAGAGAAAAAGATATACCACATCCCCTCGTGATGCACGAGGCAAGGTGCAAGAGAGCCTATAACCGGTGAGTTGAACACATTCCCATGCCAGTGCCATGAAGCGGGATCGGCAGGAGTGTCGGACCAGACCAACCCTATACCGGCATTCCGGTAATTTGCAAATATCAACCAATAGTGTCCGGTAACGCTGTCATATACCATATTCTCTGCTAACAAACCGACCCCGGCGCCGGAATCACCGATAGGCCTTATCGGGTTTCCTGCTGCTCTTGTAAAAGGTCCCGTCGGCGGAAGTGGAATGGTTGAAGGGGTTGCACTCGGATTTCCCCAATAGAGAAACAAAGTACTATTTCCCACAGGTAAAGAGGGAACTTTTGCCCAAATGGTAGCCTGCTGAGAAGAGGAATCCCAGGCTTCGATCCAGAACGGAATCAATGTCACCCCATCTGCCGCAGTAATGCGCAAATCGCTTCCGTCAGCTTTTGCACCCGCAAAATAGAAGGTAGAATCCAGTTGTATCCTCGTTTGATACTCACTGAGGGCTGATTGACCCGCATTGGAAATTGTGACGGAACGACGATACGACCAATCCGGGTCGAACCATGATTGCGCAGAAGCACATGCAGGCCATAGAAATCCCAGGACTGCGACAATAACCCACATGGTCCTCAAGTTTTTCGAGATGTGGCGCCATCCATTTTCTTTTGGGTCTCTTCTCCGATGAAAAGGTAAAACGGCTTTATTCATTCTGCCTCTCCCTAAACACGTAATATTTATAACAGGAGGACCCGTTATTATCGCCGGATGTGTGCCCTGTAAATTTTTCCCGCCCGTCGATCGATCATTGAACAGGTTTTTCGCTATCACCGCACTTCTTGTTTGTCATTTATTAGAAGCTGAAATGGACTGGTAGTAGAACGGTCCCGGTTCGTGACCCCGGTTTTCCATTACTCCGGAAATCTCCTGAAGTTTCTCCGTTATTTGGTCGACATTGTTTACGATAAAGCGGATAATTTGGCAAGTGCGTTTGATATCGTCAATAGTTACGGCAGTGCCCGTAGGGAGGGCAAGCACCCTATCCGCAAGCATTTCCGTAACAGGCAACACTAGTCCCGCATGAGGAAAATAGGACCGATACGGTTCCATCCGGTGGCAGCCGGGATAGAAATAGCGACGCGCTAAAATATTTTCGGAATGTAAGATCTCCGCTACCCATTCTCTTGACACCCCGGTTATCGACTTATCTATTTCAAGGATTATATATTGATAATTAGATTTTTCCCAGGGATCATATTTAATGAGACTCACGCCGGGCAGGCCCTTTAATTCCTCCTCATAACATTGATAATTGCACCGGTTTACATTAATGAATTCATCTATGCTCTCGAGGTTGGTGAGGCCCATCGCCGCCGAAAGCTCATTCATCTTTCCGTTTGTTCCTACATAGATTACATTGTCATAACCGGAAAAGCCGAAATTCTTCATCAAGCGGATCCTTTCGGCCAGTTTATCGTCATTGGTGGCGATAGCGCCCCCTTCGCAGGCATTAAATATTTTTGTGGCGTGGAAACTAAATATCTCCGCGTTTCCAAAACTGCCGATCATCTTTTGTTTATAAGAACATCCGAAACTATGAGCGGCATCAAAAATGATCTTCAGTTGGTGGATGGACGCTATTTTTTCCAAAGATTCTATATCGCATGAACGTCCCCACAGATGTACCCCTATAATTCCGGTTGTTCGGGGAGTAATCATCTTTTCGACACATAATGGGTCAAGAGTATGAGTGTGGGGGTCAATATCACAGAAAACGGGGGTGATCTCCTGCCATTGTAGCGCATGTGCCGTGGCTACAAAAGTAAAGGAAGGCACGATCACCTCACCGCGCAATTCAAGAGCCCGTATGGCCACCTCGAGCGCAACGGTGCCGTTACACATGACAATGCAATTTTTGACGCCTAATCTATCGGAAAGATGTTGTTCGAGCTCCTGCACGTAAGGTCCGTTATTGCTCAGCCATCTTCTGTCAAGCATGTCTTCTATTCGTTTTAGGAAACGCTCCCGATTGCCGATATTCGGACGTCCGACATGGAGTGGCTCCCGAAATTCAGGAAGGCCGCCAAAGAATGCAAGATCCTCAATATTTGCTTTCGTATTCGACCTCTTCTTTATTTATTTTGGAAATGACAGAAAAGCGGCTCAATTAGGAGTAAAAATGTTTTGAAGTTCTTTCAGCACTCGAATGGGAAAGGGTATTGACAATTCTAGCCGGTACGCCATAAGCCAGGGTATTTTCCGGGATATCAGACAGAACTACCGCACCCGCCCCTATTATTGAGCCGGCACCAATCCGCACCTGGTCTTTTACGGTCGCACCGATCCCTATCCATGAGCCCCGGCCTACGATCACATTCCCCGCCATATGAACTCCCGGTGAAATGTGACACCCATCTTCAATCATGCACTCATGATCGATACTCGCACATGTATTGATAATGACGTTTTCTCCAATCGTGGAGCAGGGATTAACAACCGCTCCTGCCGCAACGACAGTGCCTGCGCCTATTTGAACATCATTGGCGACAATAGAGCGGGGATGTATGGCGGAGACCAGGGTAAAGCCTTTTTGCCGGACATGTGCGGAAATCAGGAGACGAGAAGCGCAGTCCCCAAACCCGAGAGTCATATTTTTTACACCCTTCTCGAGAAGGACGTCCAATTGTTCCTCTCCACCGATTATAGGAGCTCCACAGAAATTTGTGTGATGACTGAGATGATTTTCATTGTCGATAAAACCCAGGATTTCATATCCACCCATCAGGCGCAGAATGTCGGCCACAACCATGGCATGACCGGAAGCGCCCCAGATTACAATCTCTTCCGATTTCTTGGAAATAGCATTTTTGACACCATCCATTCTGATCGTACCCCCTTCAGATCCTGGTTCTTGAGCCGCCGGCCCCGCCTTGAGAGCGACTCCCGTGCATAGATGTGATATCGGAACGTGATTGCCTTAGTCCGGGAATTTGTCGGCCATCATCTCCTTTGAATAATTCCAACCCGCCCGGATTGGGTCCACTATGGCCCTTCGGCGGCCGGTTGAGATATATTCCTCCCGGCTGAGTGTCCCTCGTGATTGACACACCCGAGCCAATCACGCATTCCCGCCCGATCCTGATGCCTTCTTTGATGGTGGCGTTTGCCGCTATAAAAGCATACGCTCCGATTACCACGCCGCCCAGGAGTACCGCGCCGGGACCCACGAAGGAATGATCTTCCAATACCGCATGATGACCTATAACTACCGAAGATGTCACGATCACATTGTTGCCGATAGTGACGAAAGGCTGAACTGAGCTGTTTTCGCCTATTACGCTGTTTTTCCCGATTACCAGCCCGGGCCACGTGGAAGACCTTGAACTTATGAAGTTTATCAAGTCGTACCCTTTGGCTATTGACTGAAAGTATCTTTCTTCCCTCAGCCTGTTAAGACGTTGAAAGCTGACGGAGACGATCATCTTGAAACGGGAAGGAGGGAAAACGTTTTCTATGATATCAAATGGCACCACCGGCAACCCGAGCAATTCGCCTTTATTTATATATTCGCGATCAACGGTGAAGCACGCTACTTCATAGGGAGAATCGTGGGTAAAATAGAAACAGGCAAGTTCGGCAAACAAACCATCTCCAAAAATGACCAGTCCTTCCATTTATGCGTCTCCTCGCTTTTTCATCCCTGAATCCGGCTGGACTCCTGTCCGGTGTTGACGGTCATAAACCTATCCCGCCCTGTTTCTTCCAAGACTTCCGTCTTCCAGTCGAGCATGGGCTGGACTACGCCGGGCTCGCGGCCAAACCATGCTCCGGGCCTTTCTTTGAAATCCGCGATATCAAAACAGACCGCACTCTTGTGCTCATAAATTACAGTACTTTTATCTTGCACGACCAAAAGCACGAATTTGTGCTGACCGCTATTCAGCAATTTACCCGGGAAATGACAGATACTACGGAGCAGGCCCGCAGGCATCGGCCGATCGGACCAGTCGGAATCAAATATGCTTGCCGTGGAGAATGCAATCAGCCCCTGATCGGTATATAGATGAAGAGTGATATGCAACTGCGCGTCCGGAACAAGATTCCAGTATTCCACCTCAACCCGGAAAGGTGTCTCCATGGTCATGGGCTCAGAAAGAGAACTTTGTTCGGGCCTGACCCGCACGCGGTGGATACGTACCATATCGTTGCCGGGAGCTTGGGTTGGATCCTCCCACACTTCCTCCGATAGGTTCGAGCTCTCGCCCACTCCGGCTACATAATCGGCCACCACTCTTCCGGCGGGACCATCATCGACTTTTTCCCCATTTTCAAGCCAAACGACCCGGCTGCACAGACTGTTCACCGCGATCATATTGTGGCTTACGAAAAGAACCGTCCGTCCCCCTTTCGCTACGTCGCCCATTTTTCCCAGACACTTCCTCTGGAATGGGGCGTCGCCTACGGCAAGGACTTCATCTACCAAAAGAATCTCCGGCTCAAGGTGAGCGGCTACGGCAAAGGCCAATCGGACATACATGCCGCTCGAATATCTTTTGACGGGGGTATCGATAAATCTTCCCGTTTCGGCGAAGGCTACGATTTCATCAAATTTTCTCTTTATCTCTTCCCTGGGCATTCCCAGAATGGCGCCGTTGAGGAAGACGTTCTCCCTTCCCGATAATTCAGGGTGAAATCCGGTCCCGACCTCGAGGAGACTTGCCACCTTTCCCTGCACTTTCATATGACCGGAAGTCGGCTCCGTGATGCGGCTCAATATTTTCAGTATCGTGCTTTTGCCCGCACCGTTGCGCCCTACAAACCCGACTATTTCCCCCTGCTTAACCTCAAAGGAGACGTCTTTCAGGGCCCAAACAATCTCCTTAGTCCTTGCATGGTTGCCTCGCCGCCTGAATAAAGTTTTGGCGCCTTCAGTGAGATGATCTTTTAAGGAATCCTGATATTTCCCCACGGAAATCTTGTACTGTTTTGAAAGATTTTCAACCTCTATAATAGTTTTCATCAGATCACATCCGCAAAAGTAAGAGACATCTTTCTGAAGAATAGAATTCCGCCCAGGAGCAAAAGGAGCACAACGGTAGAACTCATCATGATTGCATTCAAGTCAGGATTGGCCTTCCCCAGCAATGCCCATCGAAAACCCTCGATGACCCCTGTCATGGGATTAAGATTATAGAAGGGCCGCCACTTTTCCGGCACCATGCTGACGGGATACACGATGGGTGACGCGTACATCCATATCTGTGTGATAAAAGGGAGGGTATAGGCTATATCCCGATATCTGACGTTGAGCGCCGTAAGCCATAGCCCCACTGACAGCGCCGTCATTGCGGCAAGGAACAGGAAAAGGGGGATGGCAAGGATCGACCAACTCCAGACTACCCCATACCAAATGATCAGTCCGATGAGAATGATGAATGAAAGAATAAATTCCACAAGCGGAGAAAGCACGGCCGAAAAAGGTATGATCAGCCTGGGGAAATAGACCTTCGTGATGAGACTGGATTCATTGACGAGACTTGTGCCGCTCCGGCCTAAGGCCTGGGCGAAATAGGTCCATGGGACCAGTGCCGCGTACGCAAAAACAGGATATGGCACACCATCCGAGGGTATCTTCACGAAGGTGCCGAAGACGACGGTGAAAATAGCCATTGTAGTAAGAGGCTGCAGAATCGCCCATAACCCGCCTATTACTGTTTGTTTGTACCGTATTTTTACATCACGCCACACGAGAAAGTAAAGGAGCTCCCTATAGCGCCAGATATCGGCGAAACTGTCGCCGAAGGTTTTTTTTGTTATTCCCGATAATGCACAAGACAAATGCGTCATTTTCACCACCTTGATTCTTTTATTATGCTCCCGCACCGGCTATGCGACAATACGCATGTCGTGGGAGGGGCGCCTCATTCGGGGGAGGCGTTTCGTCCGACCCTGTTCCCTTCAATAGTGTAATCATGAGGGCGCAGCAAAAGGGGCGGCTATTTTTTAGAGGTACTTATCGACAAAACGGGGTATATAGCTTCGTTGTTTATTAAAAACTATCCCAAGCAGGGTGCCTCCGCTTTCAAGGATGAGCTCCTTTGCTTCCCGAGCTACCTGCCAGCGTGTTTTTTCCGCTTCCACGACCAGAATTACCCCGTCTACCCTTGCCACGATTGCGGGGCCGTCCGGAAGCGTAAGGGCCGGTGGAGAGTCAACGATGATCAAATCGAATTTTTCCTTAAGAGGCTTCCAGAACTCGCCGTCTGCTACCGCTTCAAGAATTTTTGGGGTACACATCGTCTGCTGGAAGAGGGGCAGCACGAAAAGGCTACTCTCCTCTACCTGGCACAGACATTTCTCGAGAGGTTCTTCCTGCTTTACCAGGGCCTCGACCTCCAATTCCGGCCTCAATCGCCGGAAGGCATTCAGTTCGGGGCGACTTCTGTCGAGGTCCACGAGTAGAACGGTTTTATCCATCCTCATGGCGGTTGTTCTTGCCAGTTCCCGGGCCACCGTCGATGCTCCCTCATTCGAGCGTGAGCCTACGACAAGGATGGACGGGTGCCTGACATCGGGCAAAGATGACCGGATCCTGTGGTAGAGAGTGACCATCTCCTCTTCCAATGGGCTTACCCCGGCTACGCTGTGGTGGCCATTCACCGGCCATTCAAAGACCGAACTCTCCCTAACCGGCGGGTTATCCACTACCAGGCCGTGTTCGAGGGCGTCAAATATTCTGCTCATTGAACCTCCTCTTATAAGCTTGCGGGCGGCCTGGATGCGGGTAGCCCTCGCGCTCATTCAAATTATTTTGATAAAGGTCCATATCGGCGCCTTTCAATTTCATTAATCGTTATCCGGCTTCCTCTCCGGCACAGTGACTTTTGGTAATGCTATAGTCGTGCCTGCGAGAATAAGGTTAGGATTCGTGATATGGGGGTTTTCCTTTCGAATCAGATTCATGATATCTGCATTGAAGTTTCCATAGGTCTGCTGCGCCAGCTTGGAAAGGCTGTCGCCCCTGGCTACGGTCCTTTTGGTAAGGGAAGGCTTATTAGGGGCGCTTGAAGAGGCGGGCCCGTCGGCAGCCGTGTGAGGTTGAGCGGTTTCTTTAAGGCCCTTTCCCGTATACTTCGCTTTCTGATCGACGGTTTCGGGGGCTGGCGCGCCAGAAGCAGACCGATGGGCTGCAACTGTTCCTTTGGTCTCCTCTTCCTTAAGGTTTTGGTCCCCGCCGTTGATTGATCTTCCTTGCTCGGCCGATACGAGCGGCTTTATTCTGCCGAGCACGCTTTCCTGATATGGCATGAGCCACATAACTCCCAGGATAAGTAAGGCCAGAGCGGATGTTCCTATAAGCCACCGTCTGAACAAAGGCAAAGGCTTCACGCCCTTTAAGTCGCGGATAACCTCAGTTGCAATCTTCTTCGTTATGGGCTTTTGATGATAACCGAATCCCGTGATAAGCGCGTTGTCGCAAAGGATATTGATGATCCGGGGGATTCCCATCGAAGCATCGATAATTCGCTTCAATGCAGAGGCTTTAAAGGTCCGCTCGGGCGAAGAGCCGGCTTTCGAAAGCCTGAACTTCATATACTCCAGACTCTCCTTTTTTGTGAGGGGCAGGATAGTTGAACGGATCGCGAGGCGCTGCTTCAGCGGGCGAAGCCTGTCGCTATCCAGAAGTTCGGCAAATTCCGGTTGCCCTACCAGAACTATTTGAATCAATTTATCTGTCGGAGTTTCGAAATTGGAAAGCATGCGTAAATTTTCCAGCGTATCGACCGGCATGTTTTGGGCTTCGTCAATGACCAAAACCACCGAATTGCCTGCCTGATATTCGTCGATCAGGAACTCATACAGTCCGTTCGCCATCTCCGTGGTGTCGTCACTTTCGAAGGTAAGCCCAAGCTCCCGGTAGACCGCTTTCAGAAGTTCCTGAAAAGTGAGCATGGCATTGAAAATGTAGATTATTTTCAGTCGCTTTTTTTGAACCGACTGCAAGTATGACCGGAGGATGGTTGTTTTGCCGACCCCAACACCCCCGATAATGGCGACAAAGCCTTTTCTCTGTTCTATGCCGTATATGATCGCCGCCAGGGCCTCTTTGTGGCTCGGGCTGAGGTAGAGGAATTTCGGGTCCGGCGTTATATGAAAAGGCGGCACGGAAAGGTTGTAAAAAGTTAAGTACATAAATCACCTTTTAACGGCACTATTCGAGTTACGGTTCGTTTTATACGGGTTTGCTCTTCAGATTTTTTAAAAATAGCAGCGGGCATCAGGCCTCACCAAGTCTCTTGTTGGGAATCGCAACCAACACGGGTATGTCGAGACGCCGTTCGGCGCCGTGTGGCAGGGTCATGCCTGAAGCCAGCAGTTCGAGAAGAAACGCAAGGCCGACGCCTCCCGCAATGCCAGCCAAAATACCGAAACCCATCATTTGCTCCTGGGTAAACCGCTGCTTCTTTTTCGCCGATCCTGACCAGGCCTTCTCGACCACACTTATTGCTGCCATCTTTCGACGGTCCATATCGTCCATGATCTGGGACTCTTCGAGTTTTTTTACGTAGGCCTGATGGCTTTGCTCATTCTCCGCCACTTCCCGCTTCAGGTTCTGAACGGTACGCCCGTGGGTATCGAGGGTCTGAATATCGGCTTCCAATTGCCGCGTCTGTTTATTCAGTCCTTCGATTCGCGTGTTTACGACGCTCACCTCACCTTCTGCCTTTTGAAATTCCGCCTGCCGAAGCATTTCAATATTTCTTCCTATCGAAGCCTTCGTGTGCTCTATTTCCTGGCGGACCGCCTGTACAGCCCTACTGCCGCTGGTATACTTATCCAACAGTTCCCGCTCTTTCTGCTCAAGCACGAGCAAAGGCGCCCTTATCTCCACGATAGTGGTGGGAATCCACGCAGAACTCTTTATCCACGCCGCTCTTTGCTGCAATTCCCCCCTCTGGGTCTGGGCTGCTCTCAGGCTCGCCTCTAGAGCACTCCGTTGGGAAATCAAAGTCGATCGCTGCTCTTCAAAGGAAAAGACCCCATATTTTTTTCTAAAATCGGCAAACTCACCCTCCGCCGAGCTCAGCTTTGTCTGAGTCGCCTTCATCTTATTTTCGAGAAAAGGAGTGCCTGCGCCGCTAAATACCTCCAGATGTTTCTCCTTAAAATAGTCTACAAGAAGGTTCACGGTTTTTGCCGCCAGCGACGGGTCCTTGTGGGCAAAAACGATTTCGATGAGGCTGGTCCCGGGCAGGATCGTCACTTTAAGGTCTTTCTCAATTTTCGCTACGGCTGCTTGCGTTCGCCTCAATCCCTCCTTCGGCACATTCCCGAGCTCGGGGTAGAGGTTCTCCGGTCCCGCGTTCTCTGCTGCCCTTGTAAGAACATCGCGGCTGGTCAGAATATTCATTTCACCGTTAAGGATAGCTTGAGGCGGTATTGAAGGCGCCGATGCAGATTTAGGTTCTTCCGGTCGCTGAAGGAACTCCCGTCCGAACTTCACGAGCAAAACGCTCTTTGCCTCATAAAGGCGTGGGAGGCTCCTGGCGTAAATGGTAACTCCGATAAATATCACGAGGAATGAAATGAGTATGATATATTTATGTTTGAAGATTATCGTAGCTACATCCCGTGCGTCCGTAAGGTCGACCGGTTTTCTTGAATGCTCTGTATACATACAAACCTCCAATACCCTAATGATTATTAACCGATTGACCAGCCCAATAGTACGTGAGAGGACTCCCCAGTCCCGGGATAACCCTGGTTATATATTCCTCCACCCATTTGTCGACCCTGGCGATATTCGATTTCGGCACATAAACGATGTCCATGGGCATAAGGGCGATATTCTGTTTGAAATCGCTCCCGTCTATCACCTTCCTTAGATCAACCATTGTCGCTGCGGGTTTGCCGTCAAAGTCCTTACGAATAACGATCACGTTGCTCAACCGTGCCGTCTCCCGGAGCCCTCCCGCTTGAGTGATGGCCGTCATTACTGTCGTGGCGCCTTTCAGTTCTATAAAACGCGGCCCGCCTACTTCGCCATCGACAAATACCTTTTGCTCGGCGTAGGTTCTCACATTAATAGCTATTTCCGGTTTATTGAGTTCGGAAGCGATCACTCTCATAATCCTCTCTCTTAATTGCAGGGGAGTCAAACCGGCCGCATTTACATCAGGTGCGAATTGCAATGAAACACGGCCATCGGGCCTTACCGGCAGGTTGAGCTCGTTGTATTCAGGGTGGAATGCAAATTTGACATCTATGACGTCACCAGGCACAATTACATACTCCTTTAGCGGATATGCCAGTGCATGCTGGTTCAAACTTGCAAAAGGAGCCGGATCAATAACCGCATTTGGCGCGCATGCCGCCAGGCCAATTATGATCGCCAAGACACTTATCCCTTTCAGCTTCCCCAATCTCATTTTTACTACCTCCTCATAAATGTTTATTTGCGGAATCTTCCGGGTGAATTGTTTAACTGGGATCCAAAAGATAGGCTACCGCCACTGGCCATGATGGCTTTGATTTGCTCTGCATCTGAATAACATCGTTGTAGTCATGTTTCGCTTTCATGAAGCTTCAAGTGCTTATGGTAAAAGTAACTGTTCCCGACTATCCTTTCTGTCCCCTAATATTGAATTGCTCCGTAAACACATTACCGAATCACGCGTCATCATTTTGATGACAGGTAATCAAGGGGGATTCTAAGACTTGTCACAGAGAGAGTTCGACTCACCGTTACCGAGTCCATGGGCCGTCGCATACTGGATGAGCTCATTCGTTCTTTTAAGGCCTGTCTTTTCAAGAATCCTGAGCCTGTAGGTTCTCACCGAGTTCGTGCTCACGTGAATCGTCTCCGATATTTCTCTAACGGTTTTCCCCTTGCCGAGCATACACATTACCTGAAATTCCCGGTTGGACAGCCGCTCGTGGGGCGCCTTTTGAGTGTCCGACTCGAAATCGACGAGGATCTTCTCAGCCAGCGCCGGACTCACATATTTTCCGCCGGATAATATTTTCCGGGCCGCCTCAACCAATTCATTCACCACAGCCCGCTTGGTTACATAGCCGCACGCCCCGCTCCTTAGCACGCGCATTCCGTATTCTTCTTCGGGATACATGCTGACGACAAGGACAGGGGTCTTTCGTTTGCCTTTTTTTACTTCCCCTAACACATCGAGCCCGTCCATGTCGGGAAGCGAAAGGTCAAGGATAATCAAATCAAAAGGGTTGTTACGGACCAATTCCAGAAGCTCGTGTCCTGTGGAGGCAAGGGCGATATTCACGGGAGCGAAATTCCTCAAAATAATCTCCTGCAGTCCCCTCAGCACCACCGGATGGTCATCGACGATCGCAACATTGATTATAGATCCGGCACCTTCTCTTATGGCAGTCACGCGACCTCCTTCTTTCCGACAACCTTATCGCTTACCCCTGTGTCATAGAGAGCTTGACGAGGCTCCATGGGCCGGTAGTTACGGCAACCAGCTTCCCCTTCCGACCCTCCCCCACGAGCCGGTTCACTAAATCATCAGAACCATCCATGGGATGCCGATACCTGTCTCCTGTCGCAGCACTCTACCCTCTTACAATAATCGGGATTACGGTCCTTGGCTGTCACGGAACTATGAATTGCTTTGTAGCTGTTATCACACACCCGATGTACGCATTTTCGTTGAAGAGCCATTCGGTTACCGTTCTCACTAGGTCCGTCACGCGCGAACGTCCGACGTAGGACATGATGGACCCTGAAGGTATTCATTGCAGCCGGTAAAGCGGAGACCTTGAAAACTGGACAAAAATAGATTCATTCGATGGAACGTGAGCTCAAGGTTACGGTAATGACGGAACCGGCTCAGAGGACTGATCTGCCTCACGTGCGGTTGTACGGAGTCGAGCTCCCATGGATGAAAATAGAAGAGATAGAAACCGTGGTTCTTGATAATCCGGTTCACGCCCCACATAAAAAGGGACGAGGGCCAAAACCTGAAATACCCACCGCCTCCCCACGGAATTGTGAGACTCTTGAATTGGAGATTACTGATGGGAAGCTCCATCAATCCACTATTCGAGACATAATGGCCGTTATCGGGGTCCTTGTGTATCAACTGCAATTGACCATACCGACTACTGACGGCCGCACGGTTCCAGCTTGAGTCATATCGATACCCTTCCTCCTGCAAAAGGTCCATGACGCGATCGCTAATCGAGAAAGCGGGCGCCCTGTAGCCCTTGACCGGGGCGCCGGTAATGTCTTCGAGAAGCGCCTTGCTTCGGTGAAAATCCTCTTTAAGCTCTGTCTCCGAAAGGAATGGGCAAAGGCTGTGGGCATAGCCATGGGAAGCAATCTCATGGCCCCGGGAGTGAATCTCCCTCACCAGGTCAGGATGTCGCTCTCCAGTCCAGCCAAGGACGAAAAAGGTAGCCTGCACATCGTAATGATCAAAGAGCTCGAGAAGAATTCTCGTATTCATTTGAACTTTTTGGGCGCAGGAGTCCCATCTCTTCAGAGGGTACGCCTGCCGCAGGTTTTCCACCTGAAACCAATCTTCCACGTCGACGGTGAGGATGATGGTATTGGCCATATTCATGGGATCAACGGTTGTTCCCGTTTCTCCTGCGGTTCCATGTCTATCTCGATCCTTGAGAAAGTATGACCACTCCAACCGTTCTCAGCAGAATCTTCAGGTCGAGAAGGGGCGACATGTTCTTGATGTAGTAAAGATCTGCTTCCAGCTTATCCAGGGCATCATCCACCGATGCGCCGTACCTGAGGATAACCTGGGCCCAGCCCGTGACGCCGGGTTTGACCGTATGCCGCACCGAGTAATGGGGCACTTCTTTCTCGAGCACATTTACAAATTCAGGACGTTCAGGGCGAGGGCCTATGAAGCTCATTTCCCCTTTAAGGATGTTCCAGAGTTGAGGGAGCTCATCTATACGGAACTTTCTCAGGTAGTGACCTATCCTGGTCACTCTGGGGTCGCCCTCTTCGGCCCAACGGGCGCCGTTTGCCTCGGCATCCTGCCGCATGGAGCGGAATTTTATGATAGTGAATACCTTGCCGTCCTTCCCCACCCTTGCTTGCCGGTAAAACACGGGACCTTGTGAATCACATTTTATGAAGGCGGCAATAAAGAAGAGTAC includes the following:
- a CDS encoding XrtA system polysaccharide deacetylase, encoding MEWSYFLKDRDRHGTAGETGTTVDPMNMANTIILTVDVEDWFQVENLRQAYPLKRWDSCAQKVQMNTRILLELFDHYDVQATFFVLGWTGERHPDLVREIHSRGHEIASHGYAHSLCPFLSETELKEDFHRSKALLEDITGAPVKGYRAPAFSISDRVMDLLQEEGYRYDSSWNRAAVSSRYGQLQLIHKDPDNGHYVSNSGLMELPISNLQFKSLTIPWGGGGYFRFWPSSLFMWGVNRIIKNHGFYLFYFHPWELDSVQPHVRQISPLSRFRHYRNLELTFHRMNLFLSSFQGLRFTGCNEYLQGPSCPTSDVRA